TAGAGGAGCTCTTCCAGACACCTGGACCTGGTGCATACAGCCCTGAGAAGACCCCACCATGCAACCTCCAGCGCAGACCCCCGTCCTACACAATGGGTGCCCGTACGCACTACCGAAGCGTGGACGCAGTACCTGCTCCTAACAAGTACTGTCTCCCTCCGCTAATGGGCCCTCAAGTCCCGAACAAGCAAGCCAGCGCAAGCTACACAATGTCAGGTAGTTTCAGCACAGGGGGACCTTCTGTGGATTTAGCCAAGACGCCAGGGCCTTGCAGGTACAACAGTACGGACCCGAGTGTTTATCTACCCAGACAGCCGGCGTATTCCATGCTGGGACGCCACAGCTTACCCAGAGATGCCACAGAGAAACCCGGGCCTGGAACTTACAATCCAGAGAAAGTGACAGTTCACAAGGCTCGGGCACCAGCCTACTCCCTGGGTGTCAGACACTCTGAATTTGTTACCCCACTTGTTGTCAATGTTTCTGACTGAACATCATTGCACTCTCACACTTATTCTGTAATCTGgtagaaaaaacaacatatgaGCAAACATGAAGAAGTACATTTAATCttgttctttcaacaacaaagaacGTGTTGAATCATCCATGACTCACTGTTGACATTTATAATATCTAGAAATAATATTAtatacacacaacacaaacataaGTTTAAGAACaggaaaaacacaaagtttttggggaaaatagtgagctgaagaaaaataaaaccctATGCCTGTCCGATACTCAGCAAGTAAATCAATCATAACAAAATGGCATcaaaagacttttaaaaaaatgtcttaaaatgtacAATCGACAGGCAAGCTCCGCCTTCATATTGTTTATAAGGTTATCCttcacagtgaaaacaaagtGTTTGCCTCCCATTGCCTCTAAAAATTGAGGGAGTTTGAAAGGACAAAAGAAAAGATGCAACTAAGGGTTTTCTAACAATACATTAGAGCATATGAAGAGATGTATGTAGGAGAGATGTATGGTTCTTATCAGCAAAGATGATAGAAGATGATTTACAGGTGGTTTCCATTTAATCCTTTGGGAGAGGTCTTCTGAAAAGCAGTATGTGTGGCTCTAGAGAGTAAAGCAAAGAAGATGTATCCGTCAGCTTCATCTACTGTACCATACAGTACAGTGGTTACACCATACAGTGTACTAACTTGCATAAGGTTGTGATCCATGTGCATATAACTTTCACTGGTAATGGTACATGCTAGGAGCCGTTaaagcagtgatactcaacttgcagCCCGTGGGCCATATTTTGCCCACAATGGGGTGCCATGTGGCCTGCTGACCATCTTCTAATTTACAATAAAGTCTAAACTAAATTAACACTGGGATTGTTTTTGtcctttgaatgtaaataaggtgcccCTCTCAGAGGTCTGGTCtaattattaatatatgaatTACTAAAGTTTGTTATTAACCGGCCCCTGGACTCCTCGCATTTTGCACATgtggcccctgggcaaagcaaATTAAGTATCTCTGTTGTAATGGATAGGCTCAGATATTTTCCATGACTACCTTagtacaaaaatacagatgTACAAACAAGAATTACTGGTCACCATAATAATTTCACTCTTCATACTGGCCATCAATAGATCCTTTTGTCGCTGACTACTATGTAAGAGATTGCAGGCAAAATACACAGTCCTCCTGTGCAAAAATGCACTCTACAGCTGGGCTAAAGCTAAAACGAGGCTTCAGCTGTTTGAGATAGACAAAACAATGAGGTATTTTCCAGCTGCAGTTGCATTTCCCTGCAGCGTATCCTCGCTGAGCTGCAGAAGTGCAGACTTTTGCTCTAAAAATACTGTCACGTTGGAAATACCCATTTGATTAGACCAATTCAGACTGGTGAGACCGTAAAACTATACATTAGCTTTGCTTAAGCATTATGATGCTTTTTTGCACAGATGGAGAATTGTAGATTTTGTCCCTCATCTCTTGTAGATAGACACCCAGTAACAAAGAATCTCTGCAAAACCAGTATGgacaaaaacatatgaaaatgATCAATAGCTCTTTCACTGTTACATGAGTGTTGTCTATTAAGTCCATGGGTTCTCACCTGGTTTGTGGATCATGTAGTGAATCCAGCCCTGGCTCTGCTGCACCCCAAGACCCCTCCACTCGTCTTCTGTCATCAGGTGGGAGGAGGGCACCAGTTTGGACAGCTGCTTTGGAAGCACCACATGCCTATGGGAAGATaattaaaacagtcaataatGACCCACTACAAGACAATTTCAGTTTAGCGATTTTAGTAAAGTTTAGTTTGCTAGCTAACGTTGACGCTCGGCCTAACTAATAATAACGTTagtgtattttgtttgtttgttttaacatgGCAGCGACGTTACGCCCCCAGTTCAAACCAAAGTGATTTTAACATTGTCGACACCGTTAACGTACAGTAACagttagctagcattagctgttCCGTTGATTGGGGTTGTTCTGTTGCAGTTTTGTTAGCTAATTACCAAGTTTAACATAACGCTAAGCTAAGTTACacacgctatactatgttttACAGAATCACCCGCTACAAAATGCAAATGCCAGCATACGTTATCGACATTTTGAGCCGTCTAAAATTAGCTAACTGAAACAAGCTTAACATAATTTGACTAACGTTCAACACAGAACAGTTAACGGACTTTTGAAAACGGTAGcttgttaatgttagcaaataccGAATAGTTCATCGTACCTGTACTCGAACTCCTCATCGGTGTACTTGTCAGAATAGTAAATCTGTTTTTTCGACATGATAGCAAATGATGTCAAAGTTTTAGTCCTGAAAGCTGTTTACGGGTGTTGTTGTGAAGTTAGCTCACTAAGTTACGAGCAGTGTTTGTGAGCGAAAcgagctgctgctgtcatctgcCGCTGTTTTCAGGGGATGATTCAAACCCCAACGGTTCCCCGCATGCTTCTGATTGGTCCAGGCAGCAGCACGTGGACGTCTCTTCCAGTTAGATCGTCTATATTGGAGAAGATGAACCACTCGGCCGTGAAAACATAACTCTTCAACATGGAAGCACGGTTTGCAACAGTTGGTGTATTTCCACATTAATTATTACCATAACATACACTTTAACTGTTACCGTCAGTGTCGGTGTTGTGCTATATTCAAGTTTAAATAAGCATTAGGCGTTTGAAGGGAAGATATGCGATGTATTTGAAAATGTTCCTTAATCTTTGCCAGGATTTTTCTGAAAGTGGAAACGGCCTCAATAGGAGCTCTTCTCTTTTTCATAACCTCTGCTACGTTGCTACTCTGCCTGCCCTCTTTCCCGGGGTGCTGGAGCTCGACAACATGCTCGACAGACAGTAGGTGGAGGCGTAGGCTACATGTTCACAGAGGTGCGGCGCAAACGGTACTAGGTGGTGTTGAATTCAACTCCTGATACTGAAAATGTGCCAATATCGACAAACCTGTAGTATGCATATTTCTGCTAAAAGAAAAGAAGTATTGCAGACTGTGGGCATACACATCTGAAACAgaattagggactgttcgttagtaatgagaggggagggggtggtaCAAAAAATAGCCTGGCAGGACCATTCTGATTATGGGAAATGATGTGAACACcctggacgcagactggccaatcataacgtagcatcacgCCGACTCAGACCAGGGTTCGACACCAACAccgctgtgctccattgactttaatgcaatcgtttcagatttcctaaattttcaggctggttttgtggatttggagctaaatgttgtgcctggggcacatcgtgtattaatgatactcgttacctggagaggttggaaaaagatatacgtttcttccctgttccaaaaccaaaatcaaaccctgaaaagtgtaggtttagctagctagctactgaagatatagcctactgaatgtatacacatgctgcttttgctttttaatgattataacagtgaaacaaagaccaacACTGCTGTACAGGATCCAGTGAAGAGAAGcaaggaaactttgctgatattcaaccagctgtgtgtcatcgcattgtgcGTAGATGAACGTTGTTGGACATCCCCGAAGATCCATGCCCGCCCTGCTGCAgaggtctgggtgctggcagCGACATGGGGGCAAACgcagttcatctgcacacactgtgatgccacacagctggttcaatatcagcaaagtttccctttatattcatcatcttctgtggtgatcagcagtgatgtggtggttcacttttacactgtgatctgtagcctatagttcggctttagcttctaactatctttgtctttttaacctgttgttgctgctgagtcagtttgacatcctggatatatccttcaaacacagactgtagacccctctgtctgcttctctctggaatcactatttcatttttccaaaaatatcataatatttCTTAAGGGAGttcagttagttacagtgtgggctccatgcttactccaacATCTTGTTGGACcgtcacaaaggggcggggctttgcGAAAGGTCAATTGTCTATactgtgacatataacatattgtttcttgaagatgtttcacctcttcTCCAAGAATCCTCTTCAGCTTTAACTGACTGCGGGGAGTTGCAGGCCTCTATATATGACATACATAGATACATAACATACATGAGACATATAACATACGCGTCAGCAGCGCTTTTTAAACAATATCAATGgcaaaacataacaaaataatattcGATTGAATGAAATAATATTTCATTTGCTGTATCTGTTATATGGCGGCCAATCTTGTCCCCTGCTCAGAGcataaggagctcctggacctcatcaATTTCCCAatgtgctgacattttcagttgCTATTTTACTTCATTGAGTTAGctactaactgctaacagccactttttaaatctcctgcagtgggtcacacacataacacgtcTTCAAAACATCACGCACATGTCGCCTGTGATCCTGTCCTGTCGGCTGTCCCGTTTATACAGACATTAGCCGTTTTCTACATAGAGATCATGCTATAGGGCTGCTACCAAGTCCCTTCTTTAAACAACCTCAATATTTTACACAGAGCCAAACAACGGTGGCATCATTCCACTCCAGcgtgtgattttagacaacatCCCGTCATCAAAGAATCAAAAGGGGCCCGCGGTCATGATTGTACTTTTTCATGCAGAATGGAGAGGTGGCATAACAGCATGACATTtctgccttgaagaggcagaGTGAAAGGGGCCATTGTTTAGttaacagcagcaacatgatgCTTTGACATAAGCAAAGATGAAAGGCCTCACATTTTACCCAAGAGACTAACTGTTACTCTTATTTAATACGAGTTACATAATTTTTATGTCAACAGTATCAGTACTAATCAAAATAAAGACTTGATCCAAAAATCTACTGTTGTGCCTAAACATTAGTGTTTTAGTTGTACACATACAAGGCCAGGAAGAAAGTGGTCTATAAATGTTCTACATGATTTAAAGGTCATGACTTTCTGGTGAGAGTGGTGCTGTTACAACCCTCCTGTTATTACAACCACACCTGGTTTAACCTTTATAAATGTACCATTTACTTTAAGAAATTGTAATAGTTCAGGATATTTTTCCAACTAATACTTTGTTGTCTTTATGTTGCCTGTCGAATTGTTGATTTTAAGTCTAAGTGATTACACTCATGGAGTAACATGGTGCATATGATAATTATATGTACTACATAAACATCATGCTGATTTACCATTGGCTCTGAAGAGACCAGGATTGTAACAGCAAAgactgtccatccatccgttttcgtaaccgcttatcctcttgagggtctcTAGgcggctggagcctatcccagctgacattgggcgagaggcggggtacaccctggacaggtcaccagactatcacagggctgacacatagagacagacaaccattcacactcacattcacacctacagacaatgtagagtcaccaattaacctgcatgtctttggactgtgggaggaagctggagtacccagagaaaacccacgctgacacagggagaacatgcaaactccgaaCAGAAGGGCGGATtcctgctgtgaggcgacagtgccaaccactacaccaccgtgccgcccaatTGTGATATATAATAACCATAATTACGTCTTGGAGCAGGTCTTAgtgaaataatatattttttaagttgTTGGCTGATTTGAGGCAAAGAAAGTAATGAAACCAATGTTATAATTTAAGTTAtcttacaattattttttgcaATGTATTTagttatactttttttttaggtaGTCTAAAGTGGTATTTCTATCTTTAGGATTTCAAGTTTTGATCCAATCCAGGGACTGAAGTTGAATTCATCTTGTCATTTAATATATTCTAAACTCGATTGCTTTAGAAGCAAGTCACTCTCTTATTTCTATGTGACATATTTACACTGACTTATTCGTTTTTATAGTTTACTTTAGTTGATTTATAAGAGGACAGTGTGCAGTGACGCTAATCATTTACAAGAAATGAAAatatgctaaaatgctaatttccatctgtagtcccaCACATAACAGGTAGacgcaataaaaaaaatagtagtTTGAATAAAATGTGTATAAATATTCTTTATATTTCAATAATTACTGTTGTGACATCAGCCCACAAAGAGTAATGCATCAGTCACCTGTTATACTTTCTCTGGAGGCCTTACATGAATATCTCACTTCTCTCAGTCAATGATTTGTAAGTACACGAAAAATGAACTCTCTCTTCACATTTTAACCAAACAAAGTAGTTTGGGGGATTCTGTTGTTGCAAGTAACCTATGTGGTTGTTCTTAGTTGTAATCACTGTTGTCAAGGTAATGGCTGCTAATGAGTGGTGGTGTATTCACAGCGTGGTTTGTTCCACTTGTATATGCAAACTACCAAAGTCAGGAGGTAAATGTGTTAACTCTTCGCGCACAGAATATCACAGTATAGTTGAGTGGTTGAAACTGAAGTGTAACATCAGATGCAAGTAAGTAATATATTGCTATTTATAGAAATGAAACCTAGTGCCATCTatttgtttaaaataatttgattcAATCTGGCAATGCCTCCATATCCGTTTTAGTTTAGTCTACAGTATGTTGCCAGAGCAGTtattaggttgttttttttttgacagaaaaAGGTACAGAGCGCTCTGAGGAAGGTCAGTTACATGTGCATCTGTCAACATGCATTGATTTCACCTGGTTTATCAGTAACTTTTTATACTCTGTACAAACAAACATGAGGTGACTGGCTGTATGGAGGCAGGTGGGGTGTTGGTGGTGTCACAGCGCTTCTGATGGTGGTTTGTTTGTGAGAAGGGGTTTCTGGTAATGAGGTCTCCTGATGAGTGAAATGAAATTGTTCTCTTATTCAACCATAGCTGCAGCTCGTTCGTGCTATTCGAAGCATTCACTTTGCTTTCCTCTAAAAGAAGTAATTGGAAGTTCATCAGGCTGGATCTCTTCATCCTGTTTCTCCTCAGTGCTTGACACATAGGTAAGCCTGCTGATGCCTTTCTAAATAACTTTAAGTTTGCAAATGTTCTATCAATAGCATTCAGGGTCATGTATTGTGATGAATGTAGCTTGTTTCCGACATTGTTTACGGTGTTGCCCGTCAGTCAGATTTCATTGGACAGACGACATGATTACAGGACTCAACAAATCTTAATGACTTGCTTGATTGAATTTAAGTAATTGACAGGAACATAACGAGCCTTTCCTTGTGTGTAGGTGGCGTTCTTTAGTCAGTAAATTGCCCCTGTTTTTGCGTAACAGATGACCCTGACTATATTGGGATTTCACAACCAGTGCAGACGTTGCTCCCACCTGTGTGCATGATGatcacacaaagaaaaacaaatgtgaccCACTTCGTGTCACCCTGAAAACCCCAACTGCTACTTTATACAATCATACAATGGTGATTGAAATGGCGAGTTCAGAAAATGGCGTAAATGATTTGACTGTGAGCAAGGATAAGGCATGAGGCAGGGTGCAAGTGAAAGCTAAAAGGATCGTGCTGAGATGGCTGATGGCTCTCTGGGGAGGCGGATGGGAGGGGAGTAAGAAAGAGAATTCAGACAGATGGGATAGGGTGGATGTTTTCAGACATGTAGTCCCTTATGAGTGTGGCTGCATTGCTTCctttgtttttgtataatgCTAGGACAAATGGAATTAAACTTTcaacccccacacacacacacatcgacTCACGCAAAATACACTTTACCTAATTGGACGAGACTTGTGCCGGTAGTGTTTACTCACATTCCCAATCAATTTTTTAGttgatatttttcttttgtatttcaACACAGCCCGGTCACTGGGTGTTGCTACAGAACGTGGTGCATTTAGAGCTTTCTTTTCATTAATAACACTCCTTTATTGAGATTGATATGCTTATTACAAATTAGCAAAATATACTGACGGATGAAATATGAAATGCAGCGGcagatgaaaaatacaaaatacaatcaTTTATGAAAACAATTCAAAATACAATGACAATAGAAACACTCACCTCAGCAACATAAAAAGAGCAAGTAGACATTCCTATGTTTCGGGCTGCTGGAGGTGCctcgggcatgtcccactggtaggaggctctggggcagacccagaacacgctggagggattacatatctcatctggcctgagaacgccttggggtcctccaggaggagctggaaagcattgccggggagagggatgtctggggtgctttgctcagcctgctgcccccgcgacccggcctcggataagcggatgaaaacggatggatggatggatggatggatggatattccTATGTAGAGATGTTATACCTTTTTGTTCCTCTTCCTAAACCCTACCAATTCTGATATCTAAACATGCGTATCAACCATTCAGAGTACCGATCCGAAAGCAGCGAAATCCCATGTCTTAAATGGCTGATGTGTTGGTGATCCAATTTTGTTggttgtctttgtcatttttgGGCCGTCTTAGAGGAATTTTTCGCAGTTTCCATGTTCGCTGCCGCAGTTTGTCCTGTTTTTTCTCCTTTGatttgtttaacttgttgtgaTCTTTCATGTTAAGCATCTTTAAATCCTGTAGAAGATTGCTGGTGTTGCAATCGGCCACTCTAGTGCCACCCCTCAAAACTATAGCTGCTTTACACATTACCTTTTTACTGGTGGGACTCAAGTTGCTGACATTCTGTTCATGGCTAACATGACGTTATTTACCAGGGATCAATTCTTCTGTGCTTTTAAAACAGTGTTTACCAGTGGCTGCACAATCCTACTTGCTGTGTAGACTACTGTTCTAGGTCGGCAAAGAAGAATTGCTCCAGGAAAGCTGCAGTTTTATACAGTGGTGCAGGGATGACGTTGTTTTGTTGGCTGATATGGACATTAACATCGCCTGTGGGATTTTCCCATGGGATTTTGGATAATTGCAGAATATAAGATCTTTATCAAATGGTTCTGATACTAACATTTTTGTTCATCAAGATAATTGTCACAAATGAACTTAATTTTTATGGTTTCTGAAGCttaaatgcaattgccagaggtaaaaagctaacgttaggctataaacaaagtACACCACTGTTGTATGACATGAGTGTGACTGTGCTCAGTGTAATAATGCTTTGTGGTCTCATTTAGAGGCCTTTTAAAGCAAAGGCTATAAAGTTGATAAatgggtatttactgacgtatttgATGTCGTAGGACAAAACTTGAAAGTCTCTAAAGCTTCTTTTAATCACAGACTATATTTGAGGCATCTAACCAAAccgtaaaaaaaaacccattgacttttaGATGATGGAACTTGgtttcctgcaccactctatctGGGTCTGAAACTGCTTTAAAGTTTATTGATAAATTATGTGGTAGTTGATCGGTACATTGACTCGCAAACTCGCCGATGAGCGATCCAGCATTTTAGGTAGTTTTGGAGGCATTTCCGATTCTCGATTCTGTATCGGAACAACTCtgttcctttgtctttttgaATTTATTATTTAGCATCTAGAGCTGGGGTGCCAAACATGCAGCCCGGGGGCCAGAACCAACCCACCACAGGGTCTAATCCAGCCCACTGGAAGACATCACAGgctgtttgtcatctgtttttTAAGTGGAttagcatttttaaaatgtacttcttTGAACAAAAAATGGGAAGAAATTggaggtgtttgttttttaaaggataatatgcaatggttttactggtccggcccacCTACAATCAAATTGGACTGTACTTGGCCCATGTATTAAAATGACgttgacacccctgatctagAGAGATAGACTTTGCTTTGAATACCCTTCACTTCACAGTGTTACTTTTCTCTGCATTGGCAGCATTGTTCATTTTGAGAGGTTTGAAATATTGCTGCTAACCCTGCCCAAAGATAATGCACACTGCCACAGGTTATTAATTTCCAGaatcaaaacaaacaagaaaaaaggtGCTCTCTACAgcgtgaatgagtgtgtgtgtgtgtgtgtgtgtgtgtgtgtgtgtgtgtgtgtgtgtgtgtgaggttgcCTGTGGTTCAGGCAGATGTGTTTTAGCTAATACAGTCTGAGAGCAGCTGGGCAGGGCAGGGCTAATAGACCCAATGACATCatccagagagagggagagagagactgggAGCATACGAGCGAGCTTGCCTAAGGCAGTGAAAGGAAGCAGGCCAGCTCAGACAGTGGCATGAGagcaggacagtgtgtgtgcgtgagcgGGAGAGGACCAGACAACGTTCAGTTGACAAGGATATAGGACTCCACCTGGAAGATTCTCTCTCTagttttctcctcttcttccatTACACCTCTCCCCCCTCCCCTTCCCCCCTTTCCCCTTCCCTCCCCCCTCATCCTCTGGCAGTTATCCCCCCTCTCAGCTCCTGCTCCAGGCGGCTCCTCCGGGCATGCTCCTTAAGCCAAAGTATGGCCGCTTCCGCAACGAATCTGTGACCTCCTCCGACGACCTGATGCAGAGCTTAGCCATGAGTGGCAAAGTTGTGGCCACGCCGGTGGTCTCGTCCTCCGCCACGAGCCTTCCTGTGCCTCCCCTGCCTCCTCTGGATCACGGTGCCAGATCGTCCTCCTCTGCTGGGGCTGCAGCCCTGGCCGACTCCCCTTGCCTGGATGGGGAACAGGATGCCACCACAACCTTCTGCATGCTCATCCCCAAGATGCCCCAATGGAAGTTCTCCAACTCCCTGCTCAGCCGGAGCCCGTCCaactccagctccagctccaactCTAGCAAGGACTCAGGgaaggcagcagcagctccttcCCAGGCCTCTGCCTCACATACCACATCCTCACACAGGCACAGTGTTGCGACCTCAGCCAGTGGCCCTGTGGCCAGTCTCGCAGCGGTGCTTAACTCCTGTGACCCTGTGTGTGTCACCCCCTGTTCCTTGCAGGCCATCCGAGGGCAGAGAGCAGTTGCAGCGGCAAACTCGACCAGTCCAGGGGGCCACGTATTTGGGGCCACAGAGGCCATGGCGAGCCCTGGGGGTTCTAGCAGCTCCAGGTCAGGAATGAACCGCAGGACAAGGGTGGAGGGCATGTGGCTGGGGGGAGAGGACTTCACCCAGAAGGGAAGCTTCATCCACAAACCCTCTCAAGGCTGGCTGCACCCTGACAAGAAGATTGCAGGACCAGGGGCCTCTTATATTGTCAGGGTGAGTCAGTTGGCACCTTTCTTTTAATGCATACTGTTTAACCATTGTAAAGTTACACCTCTGCAACATCCACTTAATTCAGGGTTTGTTTTGAAAGTgaacttttctttctttgctgCCCACATATTAATTAACTGCTCACAGGAATCAGTGAACCACAAAATATTAACAACCCCATTTAAAGGTTTCTCTATCTGGGTGGGAACAAAAGGACACCACAGTGCCAGGCAGTTTGTTATGCAGCTCATGTGGCGAGGGCTGGGGAATACATAATCCAGATAGATAGCTTGGTGTGGCTGGAAGAGAGACTGCGTCAGGATAGCACACAGGCGTCAGGGTGGAGAAAGATAAACCTTTAAATTATGTGCACAGACTATAGTAAGGATCATTATTTTACCGCAGTGTTTACCAAAGGTTGTATGCATCATGTACTGCTACTCAAAACAATAAccatctgtatttatagtgcaTGTAACCTACTGTATGTCTGAGTGTGAGCTCAGAACTGTGAGCCTGTGGGAGTGGTGTTCTTTGTGTGTGGTTTCGGGATTGTTTACATTCATGTGTGCGAGGAGACCATAAGATTGTAtccataaaatgtgatttacAATCCCCGAGCATAGAGAGTACCAGTCTTTATCGTCGATAGCATCATTAGAGCATGCTTgggtgatgtttttaaaaagacaaactcTTAAAAAAGGGGAATACCTTAAGAAATGGATGTCCCACCAGAAAATATGATATGAGAATGATTGTAAATAAGAAGGTAGAGATAAGAGGAGATATCTTTATCagtgtgtattttgtgtttacaaAGGGTTACCATCCCAAGCAGACTGCTTGACGTCAATGTCAATGATCTCCCCCTCAGCGATCCCCCACGCCTGTTCACCTCCGCTCCTCTTGCACTGCTCTTCCCCCGTCTCCTCAAACTAATGACATGACTCTTGATTAGCCCAGTCTGGGGCTCAAGCACGCTTTCTAATGGCATTATACAGGCACCATTCATTCCTATATTCAATTATGTTTAATCACAGTCATTTGCATCATGTGATGTGGATGTGGACAGTTGGATCACTATGGGAGGGGTCCAGTGTTGAGTTTGCATGAGCTCTCATCACCATGCACCGCTTTCCTAGATTCATAACAAGTGCTGCTCTAATGTATGATTGATATCTCAGCTAATTATCAGACCAAGCCTTTAGCAGCTTATCATTGCCACCTGAAGCAATAATTCCAGATGACCCGTGTAAGCTTATGTTTAAGATGCATTTCACGGCAGCTAAAGCAGCACGATACTGTGCAATTCGGTGGTAAATCTATGCAGGGAGGAGCACTTGCTGCATGTATTAGTGTCAAAGTGACAGTAGATTTC
This sequence is a window from Epinephelus lanceolatus isolate andai-2023 chromosome 6, ASM4190304v1, whole genome shotgun sequence. Protein-coding genes within it:
- the cimap1d gene encoding outer dense fiber protein 3-like protein 2b, translating into MEKKYPVIAGREKGPGPGRYGLPPTIGFMGHDFTKPTSPAYSFHGRMSDTMYCVDSSPGPQYHIDAKITRFGRDGTPAYSMLGRVKAQKELFQTPGPGAYSPEKTPPCNLQRRPPSYTMGARTHYRSVDAVPAPNKYCLPPLMGPQVPNKQASASYTMSGSFSTGGPSVDLAKTPGPCRYNSTDPSVYLPRQPAYSMLGRHSLPRDATEKPGPGTYNPEKVTVHKARAPAYSLGVRHSEFVTPLVVNVSD
- the cks2 gene encoding cyclin-dependent kinases regulatory subunit 2, with protein sequence MSKKQIYYSDKYTDEEFEYRHVVLPKQLSKLVPSSHLMTEDEWRGLGVQQSQGWIHYMIHKPEPHILLFRRPLPKD